A window of the Cystobacter fuscus genome harbors these coding sequences:
- a CDS encoding PAS domain-containing sensor histidine kinase: protein MRAIAVGGVESIEAVTSSFWALAPYGMVLLRLALNSQTPLQDALWIQANPATRRLVPDAHLFPGLRLRDILDQDKQEPFVRELLRWEDSLEDEGSLSTELTHGEGEDRVVFHIDAAQRAGHLMLWIRDITAERRETESLRRDRELFQRVIHCAPDAIFAKDLDGRYTLINPEGARAMGVSPADIIGHGDQDIFQPEDASATRAHDEEVLAARRPLTYEDEDVAGQRVWLCTKGVLRDEKTGAVTGLFGISRDITERKHLERALQESEARHRWAARATREVLWDWHLGSGEMNWSTVLGEVFGEAPEQCGTSPGWWRERIHPDDQPRILRALHAAMEGREEHWSSEYRFRRADGTYACVLERGHIDRSPEGRPERLIGAMMDVSEHKRREEESAREARLVERVLGIVSHDLGSPLAAIRLSAQMLAQSPNLTPAQHTTLSRIEETTRRMTRLTRQMLDSVRARDKALPVVRHAVDLEQVCRRVLDEFAAIYPRRHIQLTVEGDTQGHWDADRLAQVFSNLVGNAIEHGDESHPITIQLWDAAGEQRLEVNSHGRPIDAALLPHLFEPFRTGGRGGRRASGGVGLGLFIVREFVRGHQGEVEVRSSPEEGTTFTLRLPRHAPGATHAPGA, encoded by the coding sequence ATGCGAGCCATTGCAGTGGGGGGAGTGGAAAGCATCGAGGCCGTGACGAGCTCCTTCTGGGCGCTCGCGCCCTACGGCATGGTGCTGCTGCGACTGGCGTTGAACTCCCAGACGCCTCTCCAGGATGCCCTGTGGATCCAGGCCAATCCCGCCACCCGGCGCCTGGTGCCGGACGCGCACCTGTTTCCGGGCCTGCGCCTGCGGGACATCCTCGACCAGGACAAGCAGGAGCCCTTCGTGCGCGAGCTGCTGCGCTGGGAGGACTCGCTCGAGGACGAGGGAAGCCTTTCCACCGAGCTGACCCATGGCGAGGGAGAGGACCGGGTCGTCTTCCACATCGACGCGGCCCAGCGCGCCGGGCACCTGATGCTGTGGATCCGCGACATCACCGCCGAGCGGCGGGAGACGGAGTCGCTGCGGCGCGATCGGGAGCTGTTCCAGCGGGTCATCCACTGCGCCCCGGACGCCATCTTCGCCAAGGATCTCGACGGGCGCTACACGCTCATCAACCCCGAGGGAGCGCGCGCGATGGGCGTCTCGCCGGCGGACATCATCGGCCATGGCGACCAGGACATCTTCCAGCCCGAGGATGCGAGCGCCACGCGGGCCCATGACGAAGAGGTGCTCGCCGCGCGGCGGCCCCTGACGTACGAGGACGAGGATGTCGCGGGCCAGCGGGTGTGGCTGTGCACCAAGGGGGTGCTGCGGGACGAGAAGACGGGAGCCGTCACGGGGTTGTTCGGCATCTCCCGGGACATCACCGAGCGCAAGCACCTGGAGCGAGCACTCCAGGAGAGCGAGGCACGCCACCGGTGGGCGGCGCGCGCCACCCGGGAGGTGCTGTGGGACTGGCATCTCGGCAGCGGCGAGATGAACTGGAGCACGGTGCTCGGAGAGGTGTTCGGCGAGGCACCCGAGCAGTGCGGCACGTCACCGGGCTGGTGGAGGGAGCGCATCCACCCGGACGATCAGCCGCGGATCCTGCGCGCCCTGCACGCCGCGATGGAGGGCCGGGAAGAGCACTGGTCGAGCGAGTACCGCTTCCGGCGGGCGGACGGCACCTACGCGTGTGTGCTGGAGCGTGGCCACATCGACCGGAGCCCCGAGGGACGGCCCGAGCGGCTCATCGGCGCGATGATGGACGTGAGCGAGCACAAGCGGCGCGAGGAGGAGTCGGCCCGGGAGGCACGGCTCGTCGAGCGTGTCCTCGGCATCGTCAGCCATGATCTGGGCAGCCCGCTGGCCGCCATCCGACTGTCCGCGCAGATGCTGGCGCAGTCCCCCAACCTCACCCCGGCGCAGCACACCACCCTCTCGCGCATCGAGGAGACCACCCGGCGCATGACCCGGCTGACGCGCCAGATGCTCGACAGCGTCCGGGCGCGCGACAAGGCCCTCCCGGTGGTGCGCCATGCCGTGGACCTGGAGCAGGTGTGCCGCCGGGTGCTCGACGAGTTCGCGGCCATCTACCCGCGGCGCCACATCCAGCTCACCGTGGAGGGCGACACCCAGGGCCACTGGGACGCGGACCGACTGGCGCAGGTCTTCTCCAACCTGGTGGGCAACGCGATCGAGCACGGCGACGAGTCCCACCCCATCACCATCCAGCTCTGGGATGCCGCCGGAGAGCAGCGGCTGGAGGTGAACAGCCACGGCAGGCCCATCGACGCGGCCCTGCTGCCCCACCTCTTCGAGCCCTTCCGGACCGGAGGCCGCGGCGGACGCCGGGCCTCGGGGGGCGTGGGGCTGGGCCTCTTCATCGTCCGGGAGTTCGTCCGGGGGCACCAGGGCGAGGTGGAAGTCCGCTCCTCACCGGAGGAGGGCACGACCTTCACGCTCCGCCTCCCGCGCCACGCGCCCGGC
- a CDS encoding GNAT family N-acetyltransferase, translated as MSPEEIHESNTRFQDAWRFFARGSPTGEVLDQPEVCIAASNVPWAMLNAAFLPAPVDTESGLSHAATAAARYFMPRRQGWMLALCEDWVPPALRARAASLFAPLGLSPSVVATGMVAERLLPPARPLPRMEMSAASDARVRGDLADLNSLSYDVALATGRQVFDVPAMFSGDNLGFVGYRLEQAASCAAVMRADDVAYVSMVATLAPHRKLGCAEAIIRHALTEAHRAWGLERTVLHATPAGLPVYRRMGYRPVTRFQFYMAPPAVGR; from the coding sequence ATGTCCCCAGAAGAAATCCACGAGTCCAACACCCGCTTCCAAGACGCCTGGCGTTTCTTCGCCCGTGGCAGTCCCACCGGCGAGGTGCTCGACCAGCCCGAGGTGTGCATCGCGGCGAGCAATGTTCCCTGGGCCATGCTCAACGCGGCCTTCCTGCCCGCCCCGGTGGACACGGAGTCGGGCCTGAGCCACGCCGCCACCGCCGCCGCCCGCTACTTCATGCCCCGGAGACAGGGCTGGATGCTCGCGCTGTGCGAGGACTGGGTTCCGCCCGCCCTGCGCGCGCGCGCGGCGTCCCTGTTCGCGCCCCTGGGCCTGTCGCCCAGCGTGGTGGCCACCGGCATGGTCGCCGAGCGGCTGCTTCCCCCCGCCCGTCCCCTGCCCCGCATGGAGATGAGCGCGGCGAGTGACGCGCGCGTGCGGGGTGACCTCGCCGACCTCAACTCCCTCAGCTACGACGTGGCGCTGGCCACCGGTCGCCAGGTGTTCGATGTCCCGGCGATGTTCTCCGGCGACAACCTGGGCTTCGTCGGCTACCGCCTCGAGCAGGCCGCCAGCTGCGCGGCCGTGATGCGCGCGGACGACGTCGCCTACGTGTCCATGGTCGCCACCCTCGCCCCCCACCGGAAGCTCGGCTGCGCCGAGGCCATCATCCGCCACGCACTCACCGAGGCCCATCGCGCCTGGGGCCTGGAGCGCACGGTGCTGCACGCCACTCCCGCGGGACTGCCCGTCTATCGCCGCATGGGCTACCGGCCCGTGACCCGCTTCCAGTTCTACATGGCGCCACCCGCCGTGGGCCGGTGA
- a CDS encoding transglycosylase SLT domain-containing protein has translation MGLQDTTLGWKQWSLVAALWVSPVWAEAPAALTPPTAPGGADISNLAESASAKPQLNSSLDSEDEEAPPEFTLGPAEPVAPGERKWVHKLDGTSLSSYFAEGVLAQAKGAYDQHRYRVARQLLDKEAPTAPVRYLRAMSAFGQGQWAVAAEELEGLAQDWPVMSDYCHFEAARAYEKQRKWTEAIAHYEAVKPGARRYTDARFGMASLLEKRKRDYAAAVAALTPIVQTDTPRPGDPDQAAAWLTIARLARYQADYNGEHRAHLAVWALHPFSKEATAAVKGLRDLPYVPKWKVARAETLLSLHQNREAMDTLGRLLPKLELPDELACRAHFAYGTALRKERKHSQAIRVLRPVTEQCQDAALRPRALYVLGYSESVVEPESSINTYLQLARDYPQHPYADDALFYAAGKAQERGEKAAAVSYLDQLIANYPEGNFAAEALFQRFWMYRAEGKNEAALEALTRIEALRGTGSTHEFVQRARYWRARLLPGLGRAVEAHALLERVAAEGAATWYGLLARSRLAHEAPERTSAIVARLRQPTSPAEVWPLEAGALMKDAHFVTGLEMLRLGHREAAAELLAVDRKGRDEESIRLLFHLLRASGNERHARPIAWAFRREGLAAPTEAETRLIYSAAYPQPFRELVVRHCRSARVNPDLMQALMREESAFNPKARSSTGALGLAQLMPATASVVARELRLTLATPDALLEPHHNIRLGSAYLGGLQRRFSGNLAYAVASYNAGPGAVDRWISRFPDAELDEWVEQIPVEETRLYVKRVLGSAAAYQFLYDSGSLTTLAFGDRGSNNAGSR, from the coding sequence GTGGGACTGCAAGACACGACGCTCGGATGGAAGCAATGGTCGCTGGTTGCCGCGCTCTGGGTGTCGCCCGTGTGGGCGGAAGCACCCGCCGCGCTCACCCCGCCCACCGCGCCCGGCGGCGCGGACATCTCCAACCTCGCCGAGAGCGCCTCGGCCAAACCCCAGCTCAACTCCTCGCTCGACAGCGAGGACGAGGAGGCGCCCCCCGAGTTCACCCTCGGCCCGGCGGAACCGGTGGCGCCGGGTGAGCGCAAATGGGTGCACAAGCTCGACGGCACGAGCCTCTCCTCCTATTTCGCCGAGGGCGTGCTCGCCCAGGCCAAGGGCGCGTACGACCAGCACCGCTACCGCGTCGCCCGGCAACTGCTGGACAAGGAGGCGCCGACGGCGCCCGTGCGCTACCTCCGGGCGATGAGCGCGTTCGGCCAGGGACAGTGGGCCGTGGCGGCCGAGGAGCTCGAGGGGCTCGCCCAGGACTGGCCCGTGATGAGCGACTACTGCCACTTCGAGGCGGCGCGGGCGTACGAGAAGCAGCGCAAGTGGACGGAGGCCATCGCCCACTACGAGGCCGTGAAGCCCGGCGCGCGGCGCTACACCGACGCGCGCTTCGGCATGGCGTCGCTGCTCGAGAAGCGCAAGCGCGACTACGCCGCGGCCGTGGCGGCCCTCACGCCCATCGTCCAGACGGACACGCCCCGGCCGGGGGACCCGGATCAGGCCGCCGCGTGGCTCACCATCGCCCGGCTGGCGCGCTACCAGGCCGACTACAACGGCGAGCACCGGGCGCACCTCGCGGTATGGGCGCTGCACCCCTTCTCCAAGGAGGCCACGGCGGCGGTGAAGGGCCTGCGCGACCTGCCCTACGTGCCCAAGTGGAAGGTGGCGCGCGCCGAGACGCTGCTGTCGCTGCACCAGAACCGCGAGGCGATGGACACGCTCGGGCGGCTGCTGCCGAAGCTGGAGCTGCCCGACGAGCTGGCCTGCCGCGCGCACTTCGCCTACGGCACCGCCCTGCGCAAGGAGCGCAAGCACTCCCAGGCCATCCGCGTGCTGCGGCCCGTCACCGAGCAGTGCCAGGACGCCGCGCTGCGGCCCCGCGCCCTCTACGTGCTGGGCTACTCGGAGTCGGTGGTGGAGCCGGAGAGCTCCATCAACACCTACCTCCAGCTCGCGCGCGACTACCCCCAGCACCCCTATGCCGATGACGCCCTCTTCTACGCGGCGGGCAAGGCGCAGGAGCGCGGGGAGAAGGCCGCCGCCGTGAGCTACCTGGATCAGCTCATCGCCAACTACCCGGAGGGCAACTTCGCCGCCGAGGCCCTCTTCCAGCGCTTCTGGATGTACCGCGCCGAGGGCAAGAACGAGGCGGCGCTCGAGGCCCTCACGCGCATCGAGGCCCTGCGGGGCACGGGCTCCACGCACGAGTTCGTGCAGCGAGCCCGCTACTGGCGCGCGCGCCTGCTGCCCGGCCTGGGCCGCGCGGTGGAAGCACATGCGCTGCTCGAGCGCGTCGCGGCCGAGGGCGCGGCCACGTGGTACGGCCTGCTGGCGCGCTCGCGCCTGGCGCACGAGGCCCCGGAGCGCACGAGCGCCATCGTCGCGCGGCTGCGTCAGCCCACCAGCCCCGCCGAGGTGTGGCCCCTGGAGGCCGGCGCCCTCATGAAGGACGCGCACTTCGTCACCGGCCTGGAGATGCTGCGGCTCGGACACCGCGAGGCGGCCGCGGAGCTGCTGGCCGTGGATCGCAAGGGCCGTGACGAGGAGTCCATCCGTCTGCTCTTCCACCTGCTGCGCGCCTCGGGCAACGAGCGCCATGCGCGCCCCATCGCCTGGGCCTTCCGGCGCGAGGGACTGGCGGCGCCCACCGAGGCCGAGACGCGCCTCATCTACTCGGCGGCCTACCCCCAGCCCTTCCGCGAGCTGGTGGTGCGTCACTGCCGCTCGGCACGGGTGAACCCGGACCTGATGCAGGCGCTCATGCGCGAGGAGAGCGCCTTCAATCCCAAGGCGCGCTCGTCCACGGGAGCGCTCGGGCTCGCCCAGCTCATGCCCGCCACCGCCTCCGTGGTGGCGCGCGAGCTGCGGCTGACGCTGGCCACGCCCGACGCCCTGCTCGAGCCGCACCACAACATCCGCCTCGGCTCGGCGTACCTCGGCGGCCTCCAGCGGCGCTTCTCCGGCAACCTGGCGTACGCGGTGGCCAGCTACAACGCGGGCCCGGGCGCGGTGGACCGGTGGATCTCCCGCTTCCCCGACGCCGAGCTGGACGAGTGGGTGGAGCAGATCCCCGTGGAGGAGACGCGCCTGTACGTCAAGCGGGTGCTGGGCAGCGCGGCGGCCTACCAGTTCCTCTATGACTCGGGCTCGCTCACGACACTGGCCTTTGGAGACCGGGGTTCCAATAATGCGGGCTCGCGCTGA